In the Oryzias latipes chromosome 9, ASM223467v1 genome, one interval contains:
- the LOC111947918 gene encoding LOW QUALITY PROTEIN: melanoma-associated antigen C1-like (The sequence of the model RefSeq protein was modified relative to this genomic sequence to represent the inferred CDS: substituted 1 base at 1 genomic stop codon) has product MGTLQERNTAAPQEPPRKPPQEPLQEPPQELPQEPPQEPLQEPPQEPLQEPLQEPLQEPPQEPPXELLQEPLQEPPQEPLQEPPQEPPQEPLQEPPQEPPQEPLQEPLQEPPQEPPRKPPQEPLQEPPQEPLQEPPQEPPLKSPQEPLQEPPQELPQEPPQEPLQEPPLKSPQEPLQEPPQEHQEPPQESPQEPLQEPLQEPLQEPPQEPLQLFVLKVFDAVTCHRTAHESVRSTRRSSTIQQTARRSSSVPPAGGRVPGFVLEEEL; this is encoded by the exons AGGAACCGCTCCAGGAACCGCCCCAGGAACTGCCCCAGGAACCGCCCCAGGAACCGCTCCAGGAACCGCCCCAGGAACCGCTCCAGGAACCGCTCCAGGAACCGCTCCAGGAACCGCCCCAGGAACCGCCCTAGGAACTGCTCCAGGAACCGCTCCAGGAACCGCCCCAGGAACCGCTCCAGGAACCTCCCCAGGAACCGCCCCAGGAACCGCTCCAGGAACCGCCCCAGGAACCGCCCCAGGAACCGCTCCAGGAACCGCTCCAGGAACCGCCCCAGGAACCGCCCCGGAAACCGCCCCAGGAACCGCTCCAGGAACCGCCCCAGGAACCGCTCCAGGAACCGCCCCAGGAACCGCCCTTGAAATCGCCCCAGGAACCGCTCCAGGAACCGCCCCAGGAACTGCCCCAGGAACCGCCCCAGGAACCGCTCCAGGAACCGCCCTTGAAATCGCCCCAGGAACCGCTCCAGGAACCGCCCCAGGAACA CCAGGAACCGCCCCAGGAATCGCCACAGGAACCGCTCCAGGAACCGCTCCAGGAACCGCTCCAGGAACCGCCCCAGGAACCGCTCCAGCTGTTTGTGCTGAAGGTTTTTGACGCTGTCACGTGTCACAGAACGGCTCACGAGTCCGTCAGGAGCACCAGGCGCTCGTCTACCATTCAGCAAACAGCACGGAGGTCAAGTTCTGTGCCTCCTGCTGGAGGACGCGTCCCGGGCTTTGTTTTAgaggaggagctgtga